Proteins from a genomic interval of Drosophila melanogaster chromosome 2R:
- the Pld gene encoding phospholipase D, isoform A has protein sequence MADAGTVGGALPPYALTNSDEEHGSGEEDASEENSNNEEGEGVFRDCTDEAVVEHHNRCLPEFQFSLVDSEYDETLAFPDSVTILSNVGDKPVLVERKETDDDEEEFDDEENNSVVLRHEIPFTSIYGPSVKFNSFQRKVFIPGREIHVRIVDTERSVTTHLLNPNLYTIELTHGPFKWTIKRRYKHFNSLHQQLSFFRTSLNIPFPSRSHKEKRTTLKATAREMADESTLKDLPSHTKVKQTSTPLRAEGRSSKIAGSNANNAMAMISPNHSSILAGLTPRRIQKKRKKKKKRKLPRFPNRPESLVTVENLSVRIKQLEDYLYNLLNISLYRSHHETLNFVEVSNVSFVPGMGIKGKEGVILKRTGSTRPGQAGCNFFGCFQKNCCVRCNYFCSDVVCGTWRNRWFFVKETCFGYIRPTDGSIRAVILFDQGFDVSTGIYQTGMRKGLQVLTNNRHIVLKCWTRRKCKEWMQYLKNTANSYARDFTLPNPHMSFAPMRANTHATWYVDGAQYMSAVADGLEAALEEIYIADWWLSPEIYMKRPALDGDYWRLDKILLRKAEQGVRVFVLLYKEVEMALGINSYYSKSTLAKHENIKVMRHPDHARGGILLWAHHEKIVVIDQTYAFMGGIDLCYGRWDDHHHRLTDLGSISTSSFSGSTRRTPSLYFTKDDTDSAFGSRKSSRNAHYDTSAKERPPSPPPDEPNTSIELKTLKPGDRLLIPSTLVSSPGETPAESGIALEGMKLNTPEMERKNVLDRLKNNAMKGARMGKDFMHRLTATETEEKSAEVYTIESEEATDHEVNLNMASGGQEVAITTSSTQILSEFCGQAKYWFGKDYSNFILKDWMNLNSPFVDIIDRTTTPRMPWHDVGLCVVGTSARDVARHFIQRWNAMKLEKLRDNTRFPYLMPKSYHQVRLNPNIQQNRQQRVTCQLLRSVSAWSCGFIEADLVEQSIHDAYIQTITKAQHYVYIENQFFITMQLGMGVPGAYNNVRNQIGETLFKRIVRAHKERKPFRVYVIMPLLPGFEGDVGGSTGIAVRAITHWNYASISRGRTSILTRLQEAGIANPENYISFHSLRNHSFLNNTPITELIYVHSKLLIADDRVVICGSANINDRSMIGKRDSEIAAILMDEEFEDGRMNGKKYPSGVFAGRLRKYLFKEHLGLLESEGSSRSDLDINDPVCEKFWHGTWRRISMQNTEIYDEVFKCIPTDFVKTFASLRKYQEEPPLAKTAPDLAANRANDIQGYLVDLPLEFLNKEVLTPPGTSKEGLIPTSVWT, from the exons ATGGCAGATGCCGGCACCGTTGGAGGCGCCTTGCCGCCCTACGCACTTACCAACTCGGACGAAGAACATGGCAGCGGGGAAGAGGACGCGTCGGAGGAGAACTCCAACAATGAAGAGGGAGAGGGAGTGTTCCGGGACTGCACAGACGAAGCGGTTGTCGAGCATCATAACCGCTGCCTGCCAGAATTTCAGTTCTCTCTAGTCGATTCTGAGTACGATGAGACCCTCGCTTTTCCTGATTCTGTGACCATTCTATCCAACGTGGGCGACAAGCCGGTGCTGGTGGAGCGCAAGGAGACGgacgatgatgaggaggaGTTCGACGACGAGGAAAACAACAGTGTAGTCCTGAGACACGAAATACCATTTACTAGCATATACGGGCCGAGCGTCAAGTTCAACTCGTTCCAGCGCAAGGTTTTCATCCCGGGCCGTGAGATTCATGTTCGGATCGTCGATACGGAGCGTAGCGTCACTACACATCTGCTAAACCCCAATCT GTACACAATCGAGCTGACCCACGGTCCCTTCAAGTGGACGATCAAGcggcgatacaagcactttaACTCGTTGCACCAGCAGCTCAGCTTTTTCCGCACCTCGCTCAACATTCCTTTTCCCAGTCGCAGTCACAAGGAGAAGCGTACCACTTTGAAAGCCACAGCCAGAGAGATGGCTGACGAGTCCACTCTAAAGGACCTTCCTTCTCACACCAAGGTCAAACAAACTAGCACTCCGCTGAGGGCTGAAGGCAGAAGCAGTAAAATCGCGGGCAGTAACGCCAACAATGCCATGGCTATGATCAGTCCCAATCACAGCTCCATTCTGGCGGGTCTAACACCACGACGCATTCAAAAGaagcgcaaaaaaaagaagaaacggAAGCTGCCGCGATTCCCAAACCGTCCTGAGAGTCTGGTCACCGTAGAGAATCTGAGCGTCAGAATAAAACAGCTGGAGGACTACTTGTACAACCTGCTGAACATCAGCTTGTACCGATCTCACCATGAAACG CTAAACTTCGTTGAAGTGTCTAATGTGTCCTTTGTTCCGGGAATGGGAATTAAGGGCAAGGAAGGCGTGATTTTAAAGCGAACTGGATCAACGAGACCAGGGCAAGCAGGATGCAATTTTTTTGGGTGCTTTCAAAAGAACTGCTGTGTGCGCTGCAACTACTTTTGCTCCGACGTAGTTTGCGGCACGTGGCGGAACCGATGGTTTTTCGTAAAAGAGACCTGCTTCGGCTACATCCGTCCAACAGACGGAAGCATCCGGGCAGTGATCCTCTTTGATCAGGGCTTCGACGTTTCCACGGGTATCTATCAGACGGGCATGCGCAAGGGCTTGCAGGTACTGACGAACAACCGTCACATTGTGCTCAAGTGCTGGACACGGCGTAAGTGTAAAGAGTGGATGCAATACCTCAAGAACACGGCCAACTCGTATGCGCGCGACTTCACCCTGCCCAATCCGCACATGTCCTTCGCTCCGATGCGCGCCAACACTCATGCCACGTGGTATGTGGACGGCGCCCAGTATATGTCAGCCGTGGCCGACGGCTTAGAGGCAGCCCTCGAGGAGATCTATATTGCCGACTGGTGGCTCAGTCCCGAGATATACATGAAGCGACCCGCACTCGACGGAGACTACTGGCGATTGGACAAGATCCTGTTGCGCAAGGCCGAACAGGGAGTGCGCGTCTTTGTGCTGCTCTACAAGGAGGTTGAAATGGCACTTGGCATAAACAGCTACTACAGCAAGTCCACGCTGGCCAAGCATGAAAACATCAAG GTCATGCGTCATCCGGACCATGCTAGAGGAGGTATTCTGCTTTGGGCACATCACGAAAAGATCGTCGTAATCGACCAAACCTATGCGTTTATGGGAGGTATTGATTTGTGCTATGGACGTTGGGATGATCACCACCATCGGCTAACGGATCTGGGTAGCATATCTACGTCATCTTTTTCTGGCAGCACGCGTCGAACGCCAAGTTTGTACTTCACCAAAGACGACACGGACTCAGCTTTCGGATCACGTAAGTCCTCGCGAAACGCTCACTACGATACCTCCGCCAAGGAAAGGCCACCGTCCCCACCCCCGGATGAGCCCAATACTAGCATAGAGTTGAAAACTCTTAAGCCTGGTGATCGACTGCTTATACCGTCTACGCTCGTTTCGAGTCCGGGTGAAACTCCCGCAGAATCGGGAATCGCTTTAGAAGGGATGAAACTCAACACCCCTGAAATGGAGCGTAAGAACGTACTCGATCGCCTGAAGAACAACGCGATGAAGGGCGCCCGTATGGGCAAGGACTTTATGCACCGTCTAACAGCTACTGAGACGGAGGAAAAATCTGCGGAGGTGTACACTATCGAGTCCGAGGAAGCTACGGACCACGAAGTCAACCTTAACATGGCTTCAGGTGGGCAGGAAGTGGCGATTACCACTAGCAGTACACAAATACTCAGTGAGTTCTGCGGCCAGGCCAAGTACTGGTTCGGCAAGGATTACTCCAACTTTATACTTAAAGACTGGATGAACCTAAACTCGCCGTTCGTGGATATCATAGATCGAACAACAACACCGCGGATGCCATGGCACGACGTGGGTCTGTGTGTGGTGGGTACTTCCGCTAGGGATGTGGCCCGCCACTTCATTCAGCGCTGGAATGCCATGAAGCTGGAGAAACTACGCGATAACACGAGATTCCCCTATTTGATGCCAAAAAGCTATCACCAAGTGAGGCTCAATCCGAACATTCAGCAAAACCGTCAGCAACGGGTCACGTGCCAGCTACTTCGAAGCGTCTCTGCCTGGAGCTGCGGCTTTATAGAGGCGGATCTTGTGGAGCAAAGCATCCACGATGCCTACATCCAGACGATCACCAAGGCGCAGCACTACGTGTACATCGAAAACCAATTTTTTATCACTATGCAGTTAGGCATGGGTGTGCCAGGTGCTTATAACAATGTGCGGAATCAAATCGGGGAAACACTCTTTAAACGGATCGTTAGAGCGCACAA GGAACGGAAGCCTTTCCGAGTTTATGTGATTATGCCGCTCCTACCGGGCTTTGAGGGTGATGTCGGTGGCAGTACTGGGATAGCAGTCAGAGCAATTACACACTGGAACTATGCGTCCATTTCCAG GGGACGCACATCAATTTTGACCCGCCTGCAGGAGGCGGGTATTGCCAATCCGGAAAACTATATCTCATTCCACAGCCTGCGCAACCATTCTTTTTTGAATAACACACCCATAACAGAGTTGATATATGTCCACTCAAAGCTCTTGATAGCCGACGATCGCGTTGTAATCTGCGGTTCGGCAAACATTAACGATCGCTCTATGATCGGAAAGCGGGACTCCGAGATAGCGGCTATTCTAATGGACGAGGAGTTCGAGGACGGACGCATGAATGGCAAGAAGTATCCGAGCGGAGTGTTTGCCGGTCGCCTTCGAAAATACCTTTTTAAAGAACACTTAG GCCTCCTGGAAAGCGAAGGTTCCAGTCGGTCTGACCTGGACATTAACGATCCTGTTTGTGAGAAGTTTTGGCACGGCACCTGGCGTAGGATTTCAATGCAGAACACAGAGATTTACGACGAGGTGTTTAAGTGCATCCCCACTGACTTTGTAAAAACCTTTGCCAGCCTTCGCAAATACCAGGAGGAGCCGCCTCTTGCCAAAACCGCCCCTGATCTAGCTGCCAACAGAGCCAACGACATTCAG ggTTACTTGGTCGACCTGCCATTGGAATTTCTGAACAAGGAGGTTCTCACGCCGCCTGGAACTAGTAAGGAGGGCCTAATCCCTACCTCTGTATGGACATAG